Proteins found in one Magnolia sinica isolate HGM2019 chromosome 5, MsV1, whole genome shotgun sequence genomic segment:
- the LOC131246020 gene encoding uncharacterized protein LOC131246020, producing MAHTVGSRSFAQVHEEEVNSSLISKLEMPSFCFNMIVTNSFVFTWKKRAKNLGGESPDRATLFITTHRKKDGSVVNEELTHVIEMIEELRATQLLSSLRVALLETISYPRYWDQSIQVGSA from the exons ATGGCCCACACTGTCGGCTCAAGGAGCTTTGCTCAAGTGCATGAAGAAGAGGTAAATTCTTCTTTGATTTCTAAACTTGAAATGCCATCATTCTGCTTTAATATGATTGTTACCAACTCATTTGTATTTACATGGAAAAAGCGAGCAAAGAATCTTGGTGGAGAGTCTCCTGATCGGGCAACGTTATTCATAACGACTCATCGGAAGAAAGATGGGAGTGTTGTGAATGAGGAGTTGACACATGTTATT GAAATGATCGAGGAGTTACGGGCAACTCAACTGCTGAGTTCTCTCAGAGTAGCATTGCTCGAGACGATCTCTTATCCCAGATATTGGGACCAGAGCATCCAAGTCGGGTCCGCATGA